DNA sequence from the Tissierella sp. MB52-C2 genome:
CCGTTTATAAAAAGATTTTCATAAGAAGTATGCTGGGGGTCAAGAATTCCCTTATTTCCATACATAATTAATTCATCTTCATTTGTATAAATTTTCCCTCCGTTGGAAACGGTGTTATACTGATAAAGTTCTGCTTTTAGAAGCTGGTGATTTTCATCATTTATTATTAAATATTCAAGAATAATAGGCACTTCATTTCTAGGAGGCTCTACTAATTTAAGAGTTATAAGACCTGTTTCTACCGCATAGTTGATTTTAGGTTGTAATACTCCATTAATATAAAGATTATAGAAGGAGACTTCATCTGGATTAGGTATGCCGCTGTTACCATATATTATTAGTTCATCATAATTTGTAAATTCTTTTTTAATTCCATCGGAAACCGTATTATATTGATACCTTTCTCCTTTAAGAATACCACTTCTTTTGTTGCTAAGAGAACCTGTGATTTCTGCCACCATTACAATAGCACTATTAGAATTTAAGGTTCCAATATCCCAGATAATCTGGTTGTTTTGTTGAGAGATGGTACCTTGAGTAAGGCTGATAATATTAAAATCAACTAAATCATCCAATAGTAAAGTATCTGTCACAAAAATATTACTAACTGGACCATATCCATTATTGACTATTTTAATTTCTATTCTCCAAGTATTTATAGTATTGAAATTGACTGCTACAGGTCCTGATGTAATATATTTTTTAATAGTTAGATTACCAAATATATTGGGACATTGATTATCTTTACTGGTTTTTATTTGCTTGCTCTGACCAAATGGCTTATTTTGTAATGGAAAAAAATCGGGAAAATCTTTAAATTTAAAAATATCACAGACATAATTCTCATTGAATTCTTGACAATTGCAAGGATCAGGGAGAGATTTAAGACTAGGTATTAACATTTGTACCTTTCCTGTTGCTTTGATAACGATAAATACACCTACTGGAAAGTTTAATTGACTATTTAATTTAATAGGTTCTTGTAAAAGTTTGGAGCTGGTTTCTACTATAATATCAAATGAAAACTCATCTCTTGATTCTGGCATAAACATGATAATATCTTTAGATATATTGGGAAGATAACCTTTGATTATAGTATTATTTGTAGTGATTATTTCAAATGGTATTTTTAATAGAAATCTAACTCTCTTAAAATTTAGTTTACCTACTATATCAGTAATTATTAGACTGTCTTCTATAATAAATCCCGATTTAAATAAAATACTCTTGAAGGTATTGTCACCGATACCTACTTTAATAGCTTCAAAGCAAACTTTTTGTTGATATTGAGAGAAAACTTTGCGGACAATGGCGCATGTATTTTTAAAATCATTGATATAGTCAATAACTTTAATAGATGCCCCAGAAGATATGTCTGATAATATGCAAGAATCTGGACTTAGACCTGAAGCAATAGCCCTACTGAGAGAATGTAACCCAGCATTATTGAAAAGACCTTCGATTTCAAAAATAGCAGTTAAGGTTTCCCCAGGAGAGAGTTCTTCAATATTCCATATAATAGAGTCATGAGATATGGAAATTTGACCGGAATTTATAAATAGAGTACGGATATAGTTAATCTCATCAAGCAGAATATAATCTGCTACAATGATATTTTTTAAAATATCATTTGTTAGATTGGTGATTTTAAGAGAAAACTTCCATTTCCTAAAATTGCCTAAGAATCCAACCAAAGGTTTACTTAATAGGATATTTTGTAGTAACAATTGCCTTTTTACCGGATTTGAAGCTGGATACACAATGATTTGAAAATCCTGCGAAGGATTTGTAAATATTTTACCGGAATTTATACTCCCAACCCCTAGAGCGGTATCTAAGCTTCTAAATCCATCTAGAGCAAATGAACCGATTATATCTATTACGATGATGGCGTTTTCTGATTTTTTTAGTATATCAATTTCCCAAAGGATTTCATTGTTCTTTAAATAAGCAGTTCCATGGGATATATTTACGATTTTAATATTATGAATAGTATCAATAAGTAATGTATCTGTTACCAAAATATTAAATACATTATCATCACTAAGATTAGATAACTTTATTTCTACTCTCCATGTGTTAGTTTCTTTAATATTTACTTTTATGGGACCTGATGTAATGGCTGTGATAATATCTAATCCTTTACCAACATCTATTGAGTTTCCACCAATAATATTGGTTGTTATGGGACCTAGAATAGTATTTCCAGTTGATAGACCGCTACTAATAAATCGGATACCACTAGCATTGAAGAAACCTTCTACCCTAAAAATTGCGGTAGCAGATTCACCTGTATTTAAAATATCTATATTCCAGGTAATAACCTTATTGTCTATAAGGATATTTCCATGAGACGGAGAGAAACTTTCTACATTTAATATAGAGTCCAGCAGAATATTATTTGTTACAACAATATTATTAATAGGAATATTGCTTATATTACTTATTGTCAGCCTGGATTCCCAAATGGCTGTAAGACCTGTGGGAATAGATTCAGGTCCAGATATAATAGCTTTTTCTAGTTTTAAATAAGAATCCACAGTATTTTCAATGCTAATATCCATATCTGTTACGGGGCCTATAGAGATATGTCCTGAAGGTAAGATACCTTCAGCTATGGCAGAATTAAGCTTAGTAGATACTTTATTTCTAAAGGTAACAAAATTAATAATTATAGTAGAATCCTTTAAAGGAACATCTTCAGTTTTAAGAGTAAGAAGGCCTTGTTCAATTTCATAGTTAATCCTTGGCTGCAATACCCCATTGATAAACAAGCTATAATAAGAGACCTCATTAGGGTTAAGAATACCCCTGTTTCCATATTCCGTTAACTCGTCATTATTGGTGTAAATTTTCTTTATACCATCGGATAGGGCGGTATATTGATAAACATCTGCTTTAAACACAATCATCACTCCAAAGATAAATATATTTTAGCCTTCCATCAATGAGTTCCGAAAAAGGGTTATCTTAATTAGAAGCCATTCTTATTATTCTATGTATGTAATAGGAAATAGGTTCCTTATTATAGATATAGAAATTGTAAAGATAAAGGATGTGCAAATTACGGCACATCCTCAATATGACAATTAAGTTGTTATTGTAGTATCGGAATCGGATACTGGAGCAAAGTTAGTTACAACTAAGGTAATTGGTGCACCTACAAGAATTGTAGCTGCATCAGTAATAACAACTTGAGAGCCGTCACCACTAACTGTATATATACTGGATTGCTGTAATACGCCATTTATAAATAACATATAATATCCATTGTCTGTAGCTGCAGTGGTAAGATTACCTGTCATTACATTACCAGTGTCATCGGTAAATTGAGTAGCTGGAATAGTGACTGTACTACCAGTTCTTTCATCTTCTCTTAGCTCATAAAAATATTTATCAATTTCTGGATTTGTATTAGTATCAGTTGTAGTAGTAGCATCTATTACAAGCTTAAATAATTTAGTAGCCATTGCTTATTCTCTCCTTTATTGTATTTTAAATTTGTTTATACTTTAGTATATTAGACAAGTTGTTGATTTGTTACTAATTTAAGATTTATTTTAGTATTTTATAATATTATGGAAATGGAGGATATTATGACTATGTAGTTAATTCGGGGAAAGGAGCTGCCAGTACTTGGCATAAGGAAAGTAAATTAGTTTTTGAGGAACAATTAGCAAATAGAAAAGAGTTTTCGTCCTTCAACTACTAAAAATTGAAAGTTCCATTGTATTATCAGAGATTAAACCGATATGGAAAAATCTATTGAAATTCAAACCAATACGGGAAAAATTATCTTAAATTAATGTGAATGTAAAAATATAAATCTGACTAAAATTAGAAATAAGCCTATTAGTAGATAGCAATAGGCTTATTTTTGCAATTAAGAAGGTAAAGTTATTCTAGTATTGAATCCATGATTTTCAAGACTACTAAAAGTAACAGAACCTTGATGTAATTCAATAATTTGTTTTACAATCAATAAACCTAATCCATGAGATTTTTCTGTTCTATTATTTTCTTTAATAGATTCTGCTACAGAAGAGTTTAGAGAATTTAATCTATCATTTGATACACCAACCCCGTTATCAGAAATATCAATAATAATTTCATTAGCATTTATAGTAATTTCTATTTGAATTTGGCATCCCCTTGGATTATGTTTCATAGAATTCAAAATAAGATTTCTAAAGGCCCGTTCCAATAACTTTGCGTCCCCATATATCATGGTAGAGGAGGAGAAACTATCTGAAACAAAGTCAAAGTTATATAAATCCTGATCTTCATAGTTCATATAGTACACAATAATCTCTCTTAGAATTTTTATGATAGAAATACTTTTTCTTTCCATGGGTATTAAATTATATTCCAGTTCAGAAGCTAAATTTAAATTACTAACTAAGTCTTGAATCTGAGTACTATTAACTTGAATTAATCTAAGTTCTTTTCTTTCTTTTTCATTAAGATTTTTGCTTTGTGAAAGTCGATTTCCATATCCTATAATGAGAGATAAAGGTGTTCTTATATCGTGACTAATCCCAGCAATCCAATTCATTCTCATGGAATCTCTTTGTCGTAATTGTTTTGATGTTTTATTGATAGCAGTCTTAATATCCAATAAGTCGCCCTTTTCTTCTAGCTGTATTTTTTCTCCGCTTGAAATCTCACATATGGCATTAGTAATAGGGTAGATGGATTTCAGTAATTTTCTTTTTGATACCATATATATAATAAAAACAATTATCAAATTAAAAATTAAATAATATATAAGATTTCGAGGTAGATTTCGTAACAGCAGTAAAGGAAAAGCATTAATAGGTATCTTTCCGTAGCTATCTTTAGGATAACCTAATACTAAAAGTCCTTTGTCATTGACATAAGTAAAAACAGGATAATCCTTCAGATAGTATCTTGTAAATAAAGCAATGTCTTTTCTAGAATAATATGTGGGAATTTCCTCTGGTAAATCCTCACTCCAAATTACCGTACCTGTTTCATCATCAATGACCATGGCCCATATTTTATTTTCCCTAAGAATTACAAGACTTTCTTCATCTATGATTATAGATGAGCCACTTTGATTAACCTGTTCAATCAATTGACTATTCAGTGTATTTGGAGCAATTATAGACTCATCTATTTTTACAGTTTGATACCCCAAGTATATAAATACTATTAGATTTATAATCAATAAAATAAATAAAGAAAAAAAGAAAGCAAGTAGATTCTTACGAATAAATCGTACTGTAGATTGCATGATTTTACCTTCCTTCCACAATTAATTTATATCCTAAACCCTTAATTGTAATTAGGGATTCAGGATAAGAAGGGTTTTTTTCGATTTTCTCACGAATCCTCCTAATATGTGTCATTAGGGAGTTTTCATATCCATAATATGCATCGCCCCAGACAGATTGGCATAAGCCATCTATGGTAACAATACGGTTTGCATTTTGATATAAGGTCTGTAAAATAGAAAATTCTTTTGCAGTAAGAGCAAAGATTTCATCGTCTCTTATGATTTCTCCTCTATCAAATCGAATGGCTACATATTTTAAGTTTATTATCTCTGCTTCTTCTCTGTAAGTTCTTCGAAGAACAGCCTGTAATCGAAGTATTAAGTCTTTTGGGAGAAAAGGTTTTGTAAGATAATCATCTGCACCTAGCGAAAATCCGTGATACTGGTCATCCATAGCATCTTTTGCTGACAAAAATAGGACAGGAATATCTGATGATTTTCTAATTTTACTTAATAGCTGAAAACCGTCTCCATCAGGTAACATAATATCTAAAATAATAGCATCAGGCTCAAATTCATAAAATTTATTTAAGGCTTCGTCCATTGTTTTTGCCTTTTTAATATTGGAATATCCATCCTCATATAAAATAGTTTGAAGTAAATCTAATAATCCTTCTTCATCATCTACTAGAAGGATTTTTTTATTCTTTAGATAATCCAAATTATTCAATAATATCACCTCTAAGTAAAATTATATCATATATCATTTTATAAAAAGGAACTATTCATGGATTTAAGGTAAATGTAAGGAGGATATAAGGAGAATGTAAAGATCTATTGATATGCTGTATATACAAGGAAAAGGAGTGATAATAAATGAGCATAATGATACAAGTTAAAAAACTTAAAAAGGAGTATGGTAAAGAAACAGTTGTAGATATTAATTCTTTACAAGTAAAAGAAGGAGAAATATATGGATTTCTTGGTCCGAATGGTGCAGGAAAATCTACCACAATGAAAATGTTATTATCTATCGTGACGCCTACTGAGGGAGAAATTCAAGTCATGGGTAGAGAAATGAATGATAAGACTAGGGTACAAATCTTGCAGCAGACAGGCTCATTAATCGAAGGACCTTCATATTATTCTCATTTGACAGGAATGGAAAATATGAAAATCATACAGGCATTAAAGGATGCACCTAGAAAAAATATAGATAAAGTTATTCGAATAGTCGGACTTGAGAATCATATGAATAAAAAAGTAAAAAACTATTCCCTAGGTATGAAACAAAGATTAGGAGTAGCTATGGCCATAATAAATTTTCCCAAATTACTTATATTAGATGAGCCTACTAACGGGCTTGATCCTGCGGGAATGGAAGAAATGAGAGAATTGATTAAAAGTTTTCCTAAAGAATATGGAATTACTGTTATGGTATCCAGTCATATCTTAGATGAAATGGAGAAGATAGTAACTAATATTGGTATTATCAATAAGGGACATATGATTTTTGAAGGAAATCTGGCTCAATTTAAGAGAAGTAGTAGTCCAAGCATCTATTTTAAGACTTCTAATCCACAAAAAACATTCTTTCTTCTACAAGGAGAAAATCCTAAGCTTGAAGAAACTGGAATATTATTAGCAGACTTATCCGATGGGAAAGTTTCACATTGTGCAAAGAAGATTATTGATGAAGGAATTGAGATATTTCGTATAGAGGAGAGAACGAAGTCTCTAGAAGAATTATTTATTCAATCAACAGGCAAAGGGACTTTATAAGGAAAGGAGTTAATGTTATGGAAAATAGAATAAAAAAGTTCCAAATAGAAAGTAAAAAATATCGCCATTTATATATTCCTATTATCTTCTTTTTATTTTTATGTATGGATATAGGTACTGTTCTTATGACAGCTTTAGATTCAAGATTTCAGTCTAAGATAAATTACCTGGAAAGCTACCCATGGTTACAGCTATTAAATAGTTATTTGATAGCAAAATTAATTTTTACACCAACATTGCTTTCTGTAGTCATAAGCAGGATGGTAGAAATAGAGAACACTGGTCACATGTGGAAGATGCTAAAGACTTCTGGGTGGACTGTTGAGGAAATTTTTAATATTAAATTTTTATCTATCTTTAAAAAATATACTGTATTCCAAATGTTAGAATGGATATTATTTCTTCAAGTAGGAAAAACAGTAGGGATTACCATACCAATTCCCACGGAAAGATTTATCATTACGCTATTATCTATTATGGCCATAAGCTTTGCTATTATGACTTTCCATTATTTTTTATCTATGGTTTGTGAAAATCAACTTATTAGCTTAGCTTTTGGAGTATGTGGCTCTTTAGCTGGAATCATAGGAACACTTTTACCTCTAAGTATTAGTAAGTTTATTCCTTATTCTTATTACGCTCATCTCCTAAGCACAGAATATGTTAGAATTGGAGAATCCCAGTGGATTCAAAAGGAAGTTCCTCTACGATTATATCCTCTCTTAGTTTCATTACTATTAGGTGGTTTTGTATTTTTGTGGAGTCGTAGAAAAATTAAAGGACTAGATATTTAGGAGGGATAATATGCTGGAGTTAATAAAAATAGAATTTATTAAAATGAGAAAATCAGGTATATGGATTCCAATAGTTTTTATACCGATGGTTTCCGTGTTGTTTGGCAGTGGAAACTACTATTTAAATAGAGAAATATTACAAAGTCAATGGTATTCTTTATGGACGCAGGTTAGTCTATTCTATGGGTTGTTTTTTTATGCTATAACTATTGCAATTGCAGCTTCCTATAGTTGGAGAATGGAACACAAGGATAACAATTGGAATAGAATTTTAGCCTTACCATACGATTATTCACAGCTTATTATTTCAAAACTTATCTCCATATCTATTGTTTCTTTATGTATTCAATTTACACTTTTAATATTTTATTACTTAGTAGGAGAATTTGTAATTCAAT
Encoded proteins:
- a CDS encoding DUF4183 domain-containing protein produces the protein MFKADVYQYTALSDGIKKIYTNNDELTEYGNRGILNPNEVSYYSLFINGVLQPRINYEIEQGLLTLKTEDVPLKDSTIIINFVTFRNKVSTKLNSAIAEGILPSGHISIGPVTDMDISIENTVDSYLKLEKAIISGPESIPTGLTAIWESRLTISNISNIPINNIVVTNNILLDSILNVESFSPSHGNILIDNKVITWNIDILNTGESATAIFRVEGFFNASGIRFISSGLSTGNTILGPITTNIIGGNSIDVGKGLDIITAITSGPIKVNIKETNTWRVEIKLSNLSDDNVFNILVTDTLLIDTIHNIKIVNISHGTAYLKNNEILWEIDILKKSENAIIVIDIIGSFALDGFRSLDTALGVGSINSGKIFTNPSQDFQIIVYPASNPVKRQLLLQNILLSKPLVGFLGNFRKWKFSLKITNLTNDILKNIIVADYILLDEINYIRTLFINSGQISISHDSIIWNIEELSPGETLTAIFEIEGLFNNAGLHSLSRAIASGLSPDSCILSDISSGASIKVIDYINDFKNTCAIVRKVFSQYQQKVCFEAIKVGIGDNTFKSILFKSGFIIEDSLIITDIVGKLNFKRVRFLLKIPFEIITTNNTIIKGYLPNISKDIIMFMPESRDEFSFDIIVETSSKLLQEPIKLNSQLNFPVGVFIVIKATGKVQMLIPSLKSLPDPCNCQEFNENYVCDIFKFKDFPDFFPLQNKPFGQSKQIKTSKDNQCPNIFGNLTIKKYITSGPVAVNFNTINTWRIEIKIVNNGYGPVSNIFVTDTLLLDDLVDFNIISLTQGTISQQNNQIIWDIGTLNSNSAIVMVAEITGSLSNKRSGILKGERYQYNTVSDGIKKEFTNYDELIIYGNSGIPNPDEVSFYNLYINGVLQPKINYAVETGLITLKLVEPPRNEVPIILEYLIINDENHQLLKAELYQYNTVSNGGKIYTNEDELIMYGNKGILDPQHTSYENLFINGVIQPSINYIIKKGLLLLEVEYPPIEGVPISIQFISLFL
- a CDS encoding DUF4183 domain-containing protein; amino-acid sequence: MATKLFKLVIDATTTTDTNTNPEIDKYFYELREDERTGSTVTIPATQFTDDTGNVMTGNLTTAATDNGYYMLFINGVLQQSSIYTVSGDGSQVVITDAATILVGAPITLVVTNFAPVSDSDTTITT
- a CDS encoding HAMP domain-containing sensor histidine kinase gives rise to the protein MQSTVRFIRKNLLAFFFSLFILLIINLIVFIYLGYQTVKIDESIIAPNTLNSQLIEQVNQSGSSIIIDEESLVILRENKIWAMVIDDETGTVIWSEDLPEEIPTYYSRKDIALFTRYYLKDYPVFTYVNDKGLLVLGYPKDSYGKIPINAFPLLLLRNLPRNLIYYLIFNLIIVFIIYMVSKRKLLKSIYPITNAICEISSGEKIQLEEKGDLLDIKTAINKTSKQLRQRDSMRMNWIAGISHDIRTPLSLIIGYGNRLSQSKNLNEKERKELRLIQVNSTQIQDLVSNLNLASELEYNLIPMERKSISIIKILREIIVYYMNYEDQDLYNFDFVSDSFSSSTMIYGDAKLLERAFRNLILNSMKHNPRGCQIQIEITINANEIIIDISDNGVGVSNDRLNSLNSSVAESIKENNRTEKSHGLGLLIVKQIIELHQGSVTFSSLENHGFNTRITLPS
- a CDS encoding response regulator transcription factor → MDYLKNKKILLVDDEEGLLDLLQTILYEDGYSNIKKAKTMDEALNKFYEFEPDAIILDIMLPDGDGFQLLSKIRKSSDIPVLFLSAKDAMDDQYHGFSLGADDYLTKPFLPKDLILRLQAVLRRTYREEAEIINLKYVAIRFDRGEIIRDDEIFALTAKEFSILQTLYQNANRIVTIDGLCQSVWGDAYYGYENSLMTHIRRIREKIEKNPSYPESLITIKGLGYKLIVEGR
- a CDS encoding ATP-binding cassette domain-containing protein translates to MSIMIQVKKLKKEYGKETVVDINSLQVKEGEIYGFLGPNGAGKSTTMKMLLSIVTPTEGEIQVMGREMNDKTRVQILQQTGSLIEGPSYYSHLTGMENMKIIQALKDAPRKNIDKVIRIVGLENHMNKKVKNYSLGMKQRLGVAMAIINFPKLLILDEPTNGLDPAGMEEMRELIKSFPKEYGITVMVSSHILDEMEKIVTNIGIINKGHMIFEGNLAQFKRSSSPSIYFKTSNPQKTFFLLQGENPKLEETGILLADLSDGKVSHCAKKIIDEGIEIFRIEERTKSLEELFIQSTGKGTL
- a CDS encoding ABC transporter permease, which codes for MENRIKKFQIESKKYRHLYIPIIFFLFLCMDIGTVLMTALDSRFQSKINYLESYPWLQLLNSYLIAKLIFTPTLLSVVISRMVEIENTGHMWKMLKTSGWTVEEIFNIKFLSIFKKYTVFQMLEWILFLQVGKTVGITIPIPTERFIITLLSIMAISFAIMTFHYFLSMVCENQLISLAFGVCGSLAGIIGTLLPLSISKFIPYSYYAHLLSTEYVRIGESQWIQKEVPLRLYPLLVSLLLGGFVFLWSRRKIKGLDI
- a CDS encoding ABC transporter permease, with product MLELIKIEFIKMRKSGIWIPIVFIPMVSVLFGSGNYYLNREILQSQWYSLWTQVSLFYGLFFYAITIAIAASYSWRMEHKDNNWNRILALPYDYSQLIISKLISISIVSLCIQFTLLIFYYLVGEFVIQFQLDFPIEVLIWGVVSWIVSISVCALQSFISMRIKSFSIPVGISLCLCFIGLGFYAFKGLGENLTYFSPNSLLITSMPSNKAETFEVLEYFKMIISGLGFTVFFTFLSIMSIKKQKV